One Streptomyces sp. SAI-135 DNA segment encodes these proteins:
- a CDS encoding MFS transporter, with protein MAPGGNRGWLLRLVIAFSFAQGAVSMARPAVSYRALALGADERAIGVIAGVYALLPLFAAVPLGRRTDHGRCAPLLPVGVVLISGGCALSGIADSLWAMAVWSGVMGLGHLCFVIGAQSLVARQSAPHEQDRNFGHFTIGASLGQLVGPVAAGALIGGPDMAGTSALALLVSGAGAAVACTSLWRIEHPDTAAKSRTGQADRVPVGRILKARGVPGGIFVSLSVLSATDILTAYLPVVGEHRGIAPSVIGLLLSLRAAATIACRLVLTPLLRLLGRALLLTVTCSLAALLCAGIALPVPVWALAVILALLGFCLGVGQPLSMTTVVQAAPDGARSTALALRLTGNRLGQVAAPATAGLVAGMAGVAAPFVMLGTLLLVSAGVALRSPGRSAGPGPTVDKRPRRPRLRRTSDI; from the coding sequence ATGGCGCCCGGTGGGAACCGCGGCTGGCTGCTCCGCCTCGTCATCGCCTTCAGCTTCGCGCAGGGGGCGGTGTCGATGGCACGGCCCGCCGTCTCCTACCGGGCCCTCGCGCTGGGCGCGGACGAGCGCGCGATCGGTGTCATCGCCGGTGTGTACGCCCTGCTTCCGCTCTTCGCCGCCGTACCGCTCGGCCGCCGTACGGACCACGGCCGGTGCGCGCCGCTGCTCCCGGTCGGCGTGGTGCTGATCTCCGGCGGCTGTGCGCTCAGCGGCATCGCGGACTCCCTCTGGGCCATGGCGGTCTGGAGCGGGGTGATGGGCCTCGGCCACCTCTGCTTCGTCATCGGCGCCCAGTCCCTCGTCGCCCGGCAGTCCGCCCCGCACGAACAGGACCGCAACTTCGGCCACTTCACCATCGGTGCCTCCCTCGGTCAGCTGGTCGGCCCGGTCGCGGCGGGCGCCCTGATCGGCGGCCCCGACATGGCGGGCACGAGCGCGCTGGCGCTGCTCGTCTCGGGCGCCGGGGCGGCCGTCGCGTGCACGTCGCTGTGGCGCATCGAGCATCCGGACACGGCGGCCAAGTCCCGTACCGGGCAAGCCGATCGGGTCCCCGTCGGACGCATCCTCAAGGCCCGGGGCGTCCCCGGGGGCATCTTCGTGAGCCTGTCCGTGCTGTCGGCCACGGACATCCTCACCGCGTACCTCCCGGTGGTCGGCGAGCACCGGGGCATCGCCCCCTCGGTGATCGGCCTGCTGCTGAGCCTGCGCGCGGCGGCCACGATCGCCTGCCGTCTGGTGCTGACTCCGCTGCTACGGCTGCTGGGGCGCGCGTTGCTCCTGACCGTGACGTGTTCGCTGGCGGCCCTGCTGTGCGCGGGCATCGCCCTGCCGGTCCCGGTGTGGGCGCTGGCCGTGATCCTCGCGCTGCTCGGCTTCTGCCTCGGCGTCGGCCAGCCGCTGTCCATGACGACGGTCGTCCAGGCCGCCCCCGACGGCGCCCGCTCCACCGCCCTGGCCCTGCGGCTGACCGGCAACCGCCTCGGCCAGGTCGCCGCTCCGGCCACCGCGGGCCTGGTCGCGGGCATGGCGGGGGTCGCCGCGCCGTTCGTGATGCTCGGGACGCTGCTGCTGGTGTCGGCGGGGGTGGCGCTGCGGTCGCCGGGTCGGTCCGCGGGGCCCGGACCGACCGTGGACAAGCGGCCCAGGCGCCCGCGATTGCGCCGCACGAGCGATATCTGA
- a CDS encoding citrate:proton symporter, with protein sequence MLTILGFAMIATFLVLIMMKKMSPIAALVLIPALFCVFVGKGAKLGDYVIEGVTSLAPTAAMLMFAIVYFGVMIDVGLFDPIVRGILKFAKADPMRIVVGTAILAAIVSLDGDGSTTFMITVSAMYPLYKRLKMSLVVMTGVAAMANGVMNTLPWGGPTARAATALKLDASDIFVPMIPALAVGLLGVFVLSYVLGMRERKRLGVLTLNEILVDEKVEETETVLVGAGSGASGTGKAKATAAGGGSGTDAEDDEAGDAQRFQVLDPSRPTLRPRLYWFNALLTATLLTAMIMEWLPIPVLFLLGAALALTVNFPHIPDQKARLAAHADNVLNVSGMVFAAAVFTGVLQGTGMVDHMARWMVDVIPEGMGPHMALVTGILSLPLTYFMSNDGFYFGVLPVLAEAGAAHGVSPLEMARASLVGQPLHMSSPLVPAVYVLVGMAKVEFGDHTKFVVKWAALTCLLILGAGILFGII encoded by the coding sequence ATGCTGACCATCCTCGGCTTCGCCATGATCGCGACCTTCCTGGTCCTGATCATGATGAAGAAGATGTCGCCGATCGCGGCGCTCGTACTGATCCCGGCCCTGTTCTGCGTCTTCGTCGGGAAGGGCGCCAAGCTCGGTGACTACGTCATCGAAGGCGTCACCAGCCTCGCCCCCACTGCGGCGATGCTCATGTTCGCGATCGTCTACTTCGGTGTGATGATCGACGTCGGCCTCTTCGACCCGATCGTGCGGGGCATCCTCAAGTTCGCGAAGGCCGACCCGATGCGGATCGTCGTCGGTACGGCGATCCTCGCCGCGATCGTCTCGCTGGACGGCGACGGCTCGACCACCTTCATGATCACGGTCTCGGCGATGTACCCGCTGTACAAGCGCCTGAAGATGAGCCTGGTCGTGATGACCGGTGTCGCCGCCATGGCCAACGGCGTGATGAACACGCTGCCCTGGGGCGGTCCGACGGCCCGTGCGGCCACCGCGCTCAAGCTCGACGCCAGCGACATCTTCGTCCCGATGATCCCGGCCCTCGCCGTCGGCCTGCTGGGCGTCTTCGTCCTCTCGTACGTCCTCGGCATGCGTGAGCGCAAGCGGCTCGGGGTGCTCACGCTGAACGAGATCCTGGTGGACGAGAAGGTCGAGGAGACCGAGACCGTCCTGGTCGGCGCCGGTTCCGGTGCCTCCGGCACGGGCAAGGCCAAGGCCACGGCGGCCGGCGGCGGCTCCGGCACCGACGCCGAGGACGACGAGGCCGGCGACGCGCAGCGCTTCCAGGTCCTCGACCCCAGCCGGCCCACCCTGCGCCCCAGGCTGTACTGGTTCAACGCGCTGCTCACCGCCACCCTGCTCACCGCCATGATCATGGAGTGGCTGCCGATCCCTGTGCTGTTCCTGCTCGGTGCCGCGCTCGCGCTCACCGTGAACTTCCCGCACATCCCCGACCAGAAGGCCCGCCTCGCCGCCCACGCCGACAACGTCCTGAACGTCTCCGGCATGGTCTTCGCCGCCGCCGTCTTCACCGGCGTCCTCCAGGGCACCGGCATGGTCGACCACATGGCCCGCTGGATGGTGGACGTCATCCCCGAGGGCATGGGCCCGCACATGGCCCTCGTCACCGGCATCCTGAGCCTCCCGCTCACCTACTTCATGTCCAACGACGGCTTCTACTTCGGTGTCCTGCCCGTCCTCGCCGAGGCCGGCGCGGCGCACGGTGTCTCCCCGCTGGAGATGGCCCGCGCCTCCCTGGTCGGTCAGCCGCTGCACATGTCCAGCCCGCTCGTCCCGGCCGTGTACGTCCTGGTCGGCATGGCCAAGGTGGAGTTCGGCGACCACACCAAGTTCGTCGTCAAGTGGGCCGCGCTCACCTGCCTGTTGATCCTCGGGGCAGGAATCCTCTTCGGCATCATCTGA
- a CDS encoding molybdopterin oxidoreductase family protein, translating into MSRTALRICPLCEATCGLTLTVEGTRVTGARGDRDDVFSKGFICPKGASFGAVDGDPDRLRTPLVRRDGELREATWEEAFDAVAAGIRGVVDRYGANSVGVVLGNPNVHTMAGALYPPVLLAGLGTRSVFTASTVDQMPKHVSSGLLYGDANAIPVPDLDRTDHLLLLGANPLESNGSLCTAPDFPGKLKALKARGGTLTVIDPRRTRTARLADRHIAVRPGSDALLLAAMAHVLFEEGLVDTGELTPHLEGVEELRAAMGDFTPEAVAGTCDVDADTIRTLARELAAAPTAAVYGRIGSCTVPHGTLASWLVDVLNILTSNLDRPGGALFPQAATDRTPRPAGPSHGFALGRWHSRVSRRPEAKGELPLSALAEEIDTATEEGEPIRAVVAVAANPVLSAPDGDRLDKALGSLDFMVSVDPYLNETSRHAHVVLPPPPPSQSPHHDFAFNTLAVRNQVRYTRPAVPLEPGRMAETEILARLVLAATGMHGADPSAVDDLVIGQTLGKAVKETHSPVHGREPHELAALLKGDTGPERRLDMMLRLGPYGDGFGVRPDGLSLTKLLAHPHGIDLGPLESRLPQPLKTRSGKVELLPRPIADDLPRLREALRHKADGLVLVGRRHLRSNNSWMHNVPALTGGTNRCTLHIHPEDAERLGLKDGCAVRIKGAGGEVVTEAEVTDGVRPGVVSLPHGWGHDRPGTRLAHAAKDPGVNVNQLLDGSLLDPLSGNAVLNGVPVKLAAVPTL; encoded by the coding sequence GTGTCCCGCACCGCTCTGCGTATCTGCCCCCTGTGCGAGGCCACCTGTGGTCTGACACTCACCGTCGAGGGGACCCGGGTCACCGGCGCCCGCGGCGACCGTGACGACGTGTTCAGCAAGGGGTTCATCTGCCCGAAGGGTGCCTCCTTCGGGGCCGTGGACGGCGACCCCGACCGGCTGCGCACCCCCCTCGTGCGCCGGGACGGGGAACTGCGCGAGGCCACCTGGGAGGAGGCCTTCGACGCCGTCGCCGCCGGGATCCGGGGCGTCGTCGACCGGTACGGGGCGAACTCCGTCGGGGTCGTCCTCGGCAACCCCAACGTCCACACCATGGCCGGTGCCCTCTACCCGCCGGTGCTGCTCGCCGGCCTCGGCACCCGCAGCGTCTTCACCGCCTCCACGGTCGACCAGATGCCCAAGCACGTCTCCAGCGGACTGCTGTACGGCGACGCCAATGCCATCCCCGTGCCCGACCTCGACCGCACCGACCACCTGCTCCTCCTCGGCGCCAACCCCCTGGAGTCCAACGGCAGTCTGTGCACCGCCCCCGACTTCCCCGGCAAGCTCAAGGCGCTCAAGGCCCGCGGCGGCACCCTCACCGTCATCGACCCCCGCCGCACCCGCACCGCCCGCCTCGCCGACCGGCACATCGCCGTCCGGCCCGGCTCCGACGCCCTGCTGCTCGCGGCGATGGCGCACGTCCTCTTCGAGGAAGGACTCGTGGACACGGGGGAGTTGACCCCGCATCTGGAGGGGGTCGAGGAACTCCGGGCGGCCATGGGGGACTTCACCCCGGAGGCCGTCGCCGGCACCTGCGACGTCGACGCCGACACCATCCGCACCCTCGCCCGCGAACTCGCCGCCGCCCCCACCGCTGCCGTATACGGCCGCATCGGCAGCTGCACCGTCCCGCACGGCACCCTCGCGAGCTGGCTCGTCGACGTCCTCAACATCCTCACCAGCAACCTCGACCGGCCCGGTGGCGCCCTCTTCCCGCAGGCGGCCACCGACCGGACACCCCGGCCCGCGGGCCCCAGCCACGGGTTCGCGCTCGGCCGCTGGCACTCCCGGGTGAGCCGGCGCCCCGAGGCCAAGGGCGAGTTGCCGCTCTCCGCGCTCGCCGAGGAGATCGACACCGCGACCGAGGAGGGCGAGCCGATCCGGGCGGTCGTCGCCGTCGCCGCCAACCCCGTGCTCTCGGCCCCGGACGGCGACCGGCTCGACAAGGCCCTCGGCTCGCTCGACTTCATGGTCAGCGTGGACCCGTACCTGAACGAGACCTCGCGCCACGCCCACGTCGTCCTGCCGCCGCCCCCGCCCTCCCAGAGCCCGCACCACGACTTCGCCTTCAATACCCTCGCCGTGCGCAACCAGGTCCGCTACACCCGCCCCGCCGTCCCGCTGGAGCCCGGCCGGATGGCGGAGACGGAGATCCTCGCCCGGCTGGTCCTCGCCGCGACCGGCATGCACGGCGCCGACCCGTCCGCCGTGGACGACCTCGTCATCGGCCAGACCCTCGGCAAGGCCGTCAAGGAGACCCACTCGCCCGTGCACGGCCGCGAGCCCCACGAACTGGCGGCACTCCTGAAGGGCGACACCGGCCCCGAGCGGCGGCTCGACATGATGCTGCGCCTCGGCCCCTACGGCGACGGTTTCGGCGTACGACCGGACGGGCTGAGCCTGACCAAGCTGCTCGCGCATCCGCACGGCATCGATCTCGGACCCCTGGAGTCCCGGCTGCCGCAGCCGCTGAAGACCAGGAGCGGCAAGGTCGAACTGCTGCCGCGGCCGATCGCGGACGACCTGCCCCGGCTGCGTGAGGCCCTGCGGCACAAGGCCGACGGGCTCGTCCTCGTCGGCCGCCGGCATCTGCGCTCCAACAACAGCTGGATGCACAACGTCCCCGCCCTCACCGGCGGCACCAACCGCTGCACCCTGCACATCCACCCCGAGGACGCCGAGCGGCTGGGCCTGAAGGACGGCTGCGCGGTGCGGATCAAGGGCGCCGGGGGAGAGGTGGTCACCGAGGCCGAGGTCACCGACGGCGTGCGCCCCGGCGTGGTCAGCCTGCCGCACGGCTGGGGGCACGACCGCCCCGGCACCCGGCTCGCCCACGCTGCCAAGGACCCCGGCGTCAACGTCAACCAGCTCCTGGACGGCAGCCTGCTCGACCCGCTCTCGGGCAACGCGGTCCTCAACGGCGTACCGGTGAAACTGGCCGCCGTGCCGACGCTGTGA
- a CDS encoding TetR/AcrR family transcriptional regulator: MKPVPQATSLRRAPVQRRSAERLTRILDACADLLDEVGYDALSTRAVAQRAGVPIGSVYRFFGNKRQMADALAQRNLERFTAGVTDRLKESGQDGGWRTAMDVVLDEYLAMKRTAPGFSLVDFGNQIPVGARHAEPNHRVADRLTDLLSGYLSREPDDDLRRTFLIAVETADTLVHLAFRVAPEGDERIIQEARELLRAYLARVLD, encoded by the coding sequence ATGAAGCCCGTGCCCCAAGCAACCTCGCTCCGCCGCGCCCCCGTGCAGCGGCGCAGTGCCGAACGGCTGACCAGAATCCTCGACGCCTGCGCCGACCTGCTCGACGAGGTCGGCTACGACGCCCTCAGCACCCGTGCCGTCGCCCAGCGCGCCGGCGTGCCCATCGGCTCGGTCTACCGCTTCTTCGGCAACAAGCGGCAGATGGCCGACGCCCTCGCCCAGCGCAACCTCGAGCGCTTCACAGCCGGCGTCACCGACCGCCTCAAGGAGTCGGGCCAGGACGGAGGCTGGCGTACGGCGATGGACGTCGTCCTCGACGAGTACCTCGCCATGAAGCGCACCGCCCCCGGCTTCTCCCTCGTCGACTTCGGCAACCAGATCCCCGTCGGCGCCCGGCACGCCGAGCCCAACCACCGCGTCGCCGACCGCCTGACCGACCTCCTCTCCGGCTACCTCTCCCGCGAACCGGACGACGACCTGCGCCGCACCTTCCTCATCGCCGTGGAGACCGCCGACACCCTGGTCCACCTGGCCTTCCGGGTGGCACCGGAGGGCGACGAGCGGATCATCCAGGAGGCCCGGGAGCTGCTCCGCGCCTATCTCGCGCGGGTCCTGGACTGA